The following DNA comes from Mucilaginibacter jinjuensis.
ATTTAACAGTGGCACGATAATAGTACTTATTAACCAATATTATAAACACAAGATGCGAAAAATAACATTCCCTCAAATAAAATTTGATAAACTTAAAGCAGGTTTTAAGAATAGTTTTGACCGTTTATCAAAAGGCGGTTTCGAGAAGATATTTGATCAGATAGATCAGTTAAGTATTAAACGTGGCGTTGATCAGATGGGCATCGATAAGTTTATCAACCAATGTGCCTTATTGGCAGCTGGCTCGGGCGTTGTTACCGGTGCAGGTGGAATTTCGACCACGCTGATAGGTGTTCCGTTGGATATGATCAATTTAATTACCCAGCAGTTTCGTGTCACTTTGGCAATAAACTATTATAACCGTGGCGATTACCGGATCCCGTTTGATGAGTTTATCAAGATCATTGCTACCTCTTTAAAGGTTGATACCGGTGTCACCGTTACCAAAACCATTATGGAAGAAGTTGCCGAAAAACTGCTTGTTAACATCGGTTCAAAAACTGCTGAAAGATTGGTGCCTGTAGTGGGTGCTATTATCGGCGGTTCGGCCAATTATTTATTTATTAAACGCATGGCGGCTTCGGTAAAGGAAATGCATGCTGTGGTTATTGAGATAAAGTAAGATAAGGGGAATCAGAAATCGAGAGTTAAAAATCGAGAAGAATAAAATTTGTGTCATTGCGAGGAGGTACGACGAAGCAATCTCGTAGCTATACAGATCGAATAAGCATTGGCGACGAGATTGCCACGCTATCGCTCGCAATGACAAATTCTTTATAAATTCTCTTCAAGAACCTTCTTCATCAACAAATCCGTCTGCTTATCATTCCCCAGCATAAATTCGTGGCTGCTGAATATCTGGAAACCATGACGTTTGTAAAAACGGATGGCATTATGGTTGGCATCCCAAACGCCAAGCCAGATGTATTCGCATTTGTTTTCGACCGCTTTATCTATGGCAAATTGTAGTAACTGCTTGCCAATTTGCTGATTTTGAAACTTGGCACCTACATAAATACGTTCTATTTCTAAAGCTTGTGGATCTTGAAATTCTGTTTGGGCAGTGTGGGTGTTAAGTTTGATGTATCCCGCTATGTTTTCATTCAATATAGCAAAGTAGAAATGTGAATCGGGATTGCTTAATTCTTCGCTCAACTTCTCGATGGTGAATGCTTTGGCTGCATAGAGAGCCATGTCATCAACCGTATTTAAATGCGCAAAAGCCGTGAAAAACATTTCGCGGCTTACGTTCAGTAAGGTTTGAACTTCGGAGGGTTTAACTTTTTTGAGGTTGATGGGATCCATGTTTACTATTGAGGATAGTTAAACAACTATTGTCATCTCGAACGATAGTGAGAGATCTTATGCGACGTTAAATCTGAAGCATAAGATTTCTCCTTCGTCGAAATGACAAAATTTATAGGCTTATTTATTCAAACTGTGTTTCCAACCGCTCTAACCTTTCAATCAAAAGGTTTAGTTTCTCTTCTTCACTTCTAAAAATGCGTCGTTTTAAGTAGAAGGTCAAGAATAGGATCCAAACAATGGTAAGGCTATATACCATTGTTCTTTTTAAAACAGAAGCGTGTTCTAAAATCTCGAACAAGTAGAATGCTAACCCTGCGCTTATTAATACTACATAAATATAATAGAACCAGCCCGCAAGGACAGATCGTTGTTTCTGGTATTCTTTTAGCGTATTTAAATATTCTGATGGGCTAACGGTTAAGTCGCGTTTGTGGAGTATGCGATAGTGCCTTAATATTAACGACAGGTATAACAGCATGGTGGCAAACATAACGGTTATACCGGCATAGGTTTCCCAGTGCTTAAACGTGAAGAAAAACAATACCACAAACGTATAAACGGTAAGCGCTATCATGGCTACGATGCCCCAGTAAAGTTTGGCGGTTATGCCACCAATGCCTTTCTTTACTTGTTTTAGCACATCGTCCACAGAAAGCTGATCGTTGGCTGGCTGTCCCTGCCATACCGACAATAAGTGATCAAAGTCTTTCATAGTGGTTATATAAATCTGTTAATTTTTGTTTAATACGATAAATCTTCACGCGCAGGTTCCCCTCTGATATACCCGAAATTTCAGCAATTTCGGGGTATGGTAACTCATCTAATACCATCGTTATTATAATCCTCTCCGTCTCTTCCAGTTTCGAGATACATTTATATAGCAAAGCCACCTGCTCATTTTTTTCCGAAAATTCTTCCCGGCGCGTTTCCGCGAGTAATGGAGTCAGTTCATCTTTTGCCTGTCTTTTTTCCGACCGCAAATAAGTAAGGCAGGTATTAACTGCAATACGGTAAATCCATGTTGATATTTGTGCCTGGTTGCGGAATTTATCCAGGTTTTGCCACACTTTTAAAAAGGTGTCTTGTAACAGGTCATTCGCCGCATCATCATCGCCGGTGTAACCATAGCACAAATGGTATATCTTTTTGGAGTTAGCTTCAAATATTTGCTTGAAGGCAGCATCTTTATCAGCCACGAGTAATTTATTGTTTAGTTTAAGGTTTAGACAGCATCACTATCTATATGTTACATCAAAAATTCAGACTTGTTAATCCAGTTCAATTTTTTGTCGGCATCTATCACTAAATCATTGTACTCCTGCTGGTAGTCGAACTGCAAATCCTCCTGCAATTTACCAATTGCTGCCTTTATTTTAGTAAGCTGTCGAATTAAAATCTGTCGCAAGGGTTTATAACTCGACCTGCGATCAGCATAATCCAGGTAATCTTTACAAAACTGAAGCAGTAATTCAACCTCAGCCTGTTTAGATCCCATAAACTTAATATGCTTGGTTATCACACGCAATATCTTCCGTATCCCTTTTGCCATCTGGTAACTTGGGCTGCTCAGCTGACTGTACATCATGCCTGTTTCAGCCTTTACACTGGCAATAAAAGCATCTTCATCGTGCGCTTCAAAGAGGAGGTAAGCCAGTAATTCTTTATTCTCCTTTTTATATTTAGCCATGCGCAGGCACAAATCATTGAGCTGTACAGGGCTTAAATGCTTTAATTCTGTCTTAATTTCCCTTATTCCGTAAGTGGGTATACTCATCCAACCTAAAATTTCATCAAAATATTTATAAATTGTAGCTTCGTCCCTTTAATCATATTGCATGACCAAAAATAAACTCACCTTATTTATCTTTATTGCCCTTGTTGCCGGCGTTATTACCGGTTATATCTACAACGTAAAGGTAATAGATAAAATAAACTCTAACATAAGCACGGCCGATGCGCAGATTAAAGCCATTGATACCCGCCTGGTAGAGATGAAAGACACTACTGTGGCCGAGTTCAAAACCCTAAAAACGCAAAGAGCTGCCCAGGTAACCATCCGTAAAACAAATGATACCTTACGGGAAGACAAACTAACCGGCTTTAGTGTTTTAAGCGATATATTTTTACGCCTCATTAAAATGGTAGTAGCCCCGTTGGTGTTCACCACATTGGTAGTTGGTGTGGCCAAAGTAGGCGACATTGCAGCCGTAGGCCGTATTGGTGGTAAAACCATGCTTTGGTTTTTAAGTGCTACACTGGTGTCATTATTACTAGGTATGATACTGGTTAACCTGTTTAAACCAGGCGAAGCCATGCATTTACCACTGCCCGATAGTCATTTAGGTACTGATATTAAACAGGCAGGTTTATCGCTGCGCGAGTTTATTGGGCACGTATTTCCGAAGAGCTTTATAGAAGCGATGGCTAATAATGAAATTTTACAGATTGTGGTATTCGCCTTATTTTTCGGTGTAGCCACAGGTGCTATTGGTGAGAAAGGCGAGGTGGTTATTAAGGCTATGGATGCCTTTGCTCATGTGATTTTAAAAATAACCGGTTATGTAATGAAACTGGCACCCATCGCTGTGTTTGGCGCTATCACTGTTGTTATTGCCAAACAGGGTTTAGGTGTATTATCTACATACGCCATATTTATCAGTGAGTTTTATTTCTCGCTGCTGGTACTTTGGTTATTCATCATTACAGCGGGTTTCATTGTATTACGTAACAGGGCATTTACTTTGGTTAACAATATTAAAGATGCTATCCTGGTGGCGTTCAGTACTTCAACCAGCGAAGCCGCTTACCCGCGTGTACTGGTTGAGTTAGAAAAATTTGGCTGTAATAATAAGATTGTAAGCTTTGTGCTGCCTTTGGGTTATTCCTTCAATCTTGATGGTTCTATGATGTATATGACTTTTGCTTCGCTGTTCCTGGCGCAATCGTATGGTATCCATCTGGCTTTTTCTCAGCAATTATCTATGTTACTTATCCTGATGCTTACCAGTAAAGGTGTAGCCGGTGTGCCGCGTGCATCGCTGGTGGTTATTGCAGGCACTATTGCATCATTCGGTATTCCCGAAGCTGGACTGGCCTTATTAATAGGTATCGATCCATTATTGGATATGGGCCGCTCTGCAACTAATGTGCTCGGTAATGCAATGGCTACTGCAGTGGTGAGTAAGTGGGAAGGGGAGCTGGGTGAGGGTAATAATGAGAGAATGATAGAGTGAGTGAATGATAGAATAGAGACCCCAATGTTTAAATAAACCTTTTCCTAATATCATATAGCTGTAAAAAA
Coding sequences within:
- a CDS encoding GNAT family N-acetyltransferase, which produces MDPINLKKVKPSEVQTLLNVSREMFFTAFAHLNTVDDMALYAAKAFTIEKLSEELSNPDSHFYFAILNENIAGYIKLNTHTAQTEFQDPQALEIERIYVGAKFQNQQIGKQLLQFAIDKAVENKCEYIWLGVWDANHNAIRFYKRHGFQIFSSHEFMLGNDKQTDLLMKKVLEENL
- a CDS encoding RNA polymerase sigma factor, with translation MADKDAAFKQIFEANSKKIYHLCYGYTGDDDAANDLLQDTFLKVWQNLDKFRNQAQISTWIYRIAVNTCLTYLRSEKRQAKDELTPLLAETRREEFSEKNEQVALLYKCISKLEETERIIITMVLDELPYPEIAEISGISEGNLRVKIYRIKQKLTDLYNHYERL
- a CDS encoding dicarboxylate/amino acid:cation symporter; its protein translation is MTKNKLTLFIFIALVAGVITGYIYNVKVIDKINSNISTADAQIKAIDTRLVEMKDTTVAEFKTLKTQRAAQVTIRKTNDTLREDKLTGFSVLSDIFLRLIKMVVAPLVFTTLVVGVAKVGDIAAVGRIGGKTMLWFLSATLVSLLLGMILVNLFKPGEAMHLPLPDSHLGTDIKQAGLSLREFIGHVFPKSFIEAMANNEILQIVVFALFFGVATGAIGEKGEVVIKAMDAFAHVILKITGYVMKLAPIAVFGAITVVIAKQGLGVLSTYAIFISEFYFSLLVLWLFIITAGFIVLRNRAFTLVNNIKDAILVAFSTSTSEAAYPRVLVELEKFGCNNKIVSFVLPLGYSFNLDGSMMYMTFASLFLAQSYGIHLAFSQQLSMLLILMLTSKGVAGVPRASLVVIAGTIASFGIPEAGLALLIGIDPLLDMGRSATNVLGNAMATAVVSKWEGELGEGNNERMIE